A single Arcanobacterium canis DNA region contains:
- a CDS encoding YggT family protein — protein sequence MALFGYLLFWTIQIYLWVLIARVVLDLVGMLARDWTPTGALVVMANAVYRVTDPPLRFLGRYIPPLRFGAIAFDMGFLVLFFGLQVLARIVFWVF from the coding sequence ATGGCTTTATTCGGATATTTACTTTTCTGGACAATACAGATTTACCTGTGGGTGTTAATCGCCCGCGTGGTACTGGATTTGGTAGGGATGCTCGCCCGTGACTGGACTCCAACGGGAGCGCTCGTGGTGATGGCGAATGCTGTGTATCGAGTAACAGATCCTCCCCTGAGATTTCTCGGACGTTACATTCCGCCGCTGCGTTTTGGCGCAATTGCCTTTGACATGGGCTTTCTTGTCCTCTTCTTCGGATTGCAAGTCCTTGCCCGTATTGTTTTTTGGGTTTTTTAA
- a CDS encoding cell division protein SepF, which produces MGFLDRLGAKAAPTDDMYDDEEFYDEEEYFDDSDVAQLHPVATNDIARIVTVWVSSYRDVKDFAVEFRNGLPVILNLSDAADAERARIVDFALGLCFGLAGQFSRISEDVFLLTPHVVKLDSRGDDNTHDFS; this is translated from the coding sequence ATGGGATTTCTCGATCGACTCGGCGCAAAAGCTGCTCCGACTGACGATATGTACGATGACGAGGAGTTTTACGACGAAGAGGAATACTTCGACGATTCCGACGTTGCTCAGCTTCACCCTGTTGCAACGAATGATATTGCGCGCATTGTCACGGTGTGGGTCTCGTCTTACCGTGATGTGAAGGATTTTGCTGTCGAGTTCCGAAACGGGCTTCCAGTGATTTTGAACCTTTCCGATGCTGCCGACGCTGAACGTGCTCGCATCGTCGATTTCGCGCTTGGATTGTGTTTTGGCTTGGCCGGGCAGTTCTCACGCATTTCTGAAGACGTCTTCCTCCTTACGCCACATGTTGTGAAGCTTGATTCACGTGGCGACGACAACACTCACGATTTCTCCTGA
- a CDS encoding polyphenol oxidase family protein, translating to MGVMELHSVRGEQGIITYGFTSRRGGVSTGEYGELNLGPHVGDSAEAVALNRQIVGREFSEPIVWMNQVHSDVYRCASQAMQINGALTVGDADAVIIEHGQAAAVMVADCIPLILLDVTGTRAAVVHVGRAGLEKEIALKVREAMCERGTAASAIRGIVGPHICGRCYEVPADMMYAIGSRFSRAISQTSWGTPALDLSAGLAEQLGMELDISRYCTRESELYFSHRRSSTLGKQAGRFAGIVEVATHPGRFHEELPQLS from the coding sequence ATGGGCGTGATGGAATTACACAGTGTGCGTGGTGAGCAGGGGATAATCACCTATGGATTTACCAGTCGACGTGGGGGAGTATCGACCGGTGAATACGGGGAGCTGAACCTCGGCCCACACGTAGGCGACAGTGCAGAAGCTGTTGCACTCAATCGGCAGATCGTTGGACGAGAGTTCAGTGAGCCTATCGTCTGGATGAACCAGGTTCATTCCGATGTCTATCGGTGTGCGTCACAGGCCATGCAGATCAATGGCGCACTTACCGTGGGCGATGCTGACGCGGTGATCATTGAACATGGACAGGCTGCGGCAGTGATGGTTGCAGATTGTATTCCATTGATCCTCCTGGATGTTACTGGCACCCGTGCTGCCGTGGTGCATGTGGGACGAGCAGGCCTAGAAAAAGAAATTGCGCTAAAAGTACGTGAGGCTATGTGTGAACGTGGCACTGCGGCGTCGGCGATTCGTGGGATTGTGGGGCCGCATATCTGCGGACGATGCTATGAAGTACCTGCCGATATGATGTATGCCATCGGTTCGCGCTTTTCCCGTGCGATTTCGCAGACTAGTTGGGGTACTCCTGCTCTTGACCTCTCTGCCGGGCTTGCTGAGCAGCTTGGCATGGAACTTGATATCAGTCGCTATTGCACCCGAGAATCTGAGCTTTATTTCTCACATCGGCGGTCGAGTACACTCGGAAAACAAGCAGGACGATTTGCTGGAATCGTTGAAGTGGCAACACACCCAGGTCGCTTCCACGAAGAGTTGCCGCAGCTGTCATAG
- the ftsZ gene encoding cell division protein FtsZ codes for MYSLDNNATIKVVGVGGGGVNAVDRMIQDGLAGVEFIAVNTDNQSLVKSEAEIKLDIGRDVSHGLGAGADPSVGRRSAEENKDLIEQSLEGADMVFVTAGEGGGTGTGAAPVVAKAARDLGALTVGVVTRPFSYEGLQRSNNATEGIKELRASVDTLIVIPNDRLLEISDDDISVIEAYRLADEVLRNGVKGISDLITQSGEINLDFADVKAIMKDAGTALMGIGSASGPDRALRATENAISSPLLEAKIDGAHGVLLAFTTPKDFGIKEQAAAAQLVKEAVDPSANIIVGQIIDDSLGDEVIVTVIAAGFDEETDYLVPAEEKRTPGSVRVEAPAPAAPGPAAPVIAEPVITRPVIAEPAPAPAPEPEHKRPDLDIPPFLFDE; via the coding sequence ATGTACTCTCTGGACAACAACGCAACCATCAAAGTTGTGGGTGTCGGTGGTGGCGGCGTCAATGCCGTTGATCGCATGATTCAAGATGGGCTCGCAGGCGTCGAGTTCATCGCTGTGAACACTGACAACCAGTCACTGGTCAAGTCTGAAGCTGAGATCAAACTTGATATCGGTCGCGATGTCTCGCACGGTTTGGGAGCTGGAGCTGATCCATCTGTTGGCCGTCGCAGCGCCGAAGAGAATAAAGATCTCATCGAGCAGTCGCTTGAAGGTGCTGACATGGTCTTCGTGACCGCAGGTGAAGGTGGAGGAACCGGTACTGGTGCAGCCCCAGTCGTTGCAAAGGCAGCTCGTGATCTCGGTGCCCTCACCGTTGGCGTTGTTACACGCCCCTTCTCCTACGAAGGCCTTCAGCGTTCGAATAACGCGACCGAGGGAATCAAGGAATTGCGTGCGTCAGTTGATACGCTGATCGTCATTCCTAATGACCGACTGCTGGAGATTTCCGACGACGACATCTCTGTGATCGAAGCGTACCGCCTTGCTGACGAGGTACTGCGCAACGGCGTCAAGGGTATTTCTGACCTCATTACTCAGTCCGGTGAAATCAACCTCGACTTCGCTGATGTCAAGGCGATTATGAAGGACGCGGGTACCGCGCTCATGGGTATTGGCTCAGCCTCCGGGCCTGACCGCGCACTGCGCGCAACCGAAAACGCTATTTCGTCGCCGTTGCTTGAGGCGAAGATCGATGGCGCACATGGTGTTCTCCTTGCATTCACCACCCCGAAGGACTTTGGCATCAAGGAGCAGGCGGCAGCGGCTCAGCTCGTCAAGGAAGCCGTTGACCCGTCAGCGAATATCATCGTCGGCCAGATCATTGACGATTCTCTTGGCGACGAAGTCATTGTGACCGTGATCGCTGCTGGTTTTGATGAGGAAACTGATTACCTTGTGCCTGCAGAAGAGAAGCGCACCCCGGGATCGGTTCGTGTTGAGGCTCCCGCTCCGGCCGCTCCTGGGCCAGCGGCACCCGTCATTGCCGAACCTGTGATCACTCGTCCAGTGATCGCTGAACCTGCTCCTGCGCCAGCACCGGAGCCTGAGCACAAGCGTCCAGATCTCGATATTCCACCGTTCCTGTTCGACGAGTGA
- a CDS encoding cell division protein FtsQ/DivIB, which produces MKSKPRRLSLRRFKGAIEHLRHPSGDELSLRRAERRRERQRSFARRLGIWISVLVIASLIVWTVFGSSLLRYRYSASDVTIVGTPGALTKAKIEKAARSLEGTLLVTMDIDAIEKQLMDDIPEASSITIDRQFPRTLAISARAARPVACIGNAENCTAVTEKGRTMEADAKMKSGLPILKAPGSSQKAQANTRLGISVLAALPPKLLGQVKGIDISEAGLISMELNGSKKVYWGDVSENALKGKIVMSLIHTGASQIDVSSPSSPVTK; this is translated from the coding sequence GTGAAATCCAAACCTCGGCGGTTGTCCCTGCGCCGGTTCAAAGGAGCTATTGAGCACCTGCGCCATCCGAGTGGCGACGAGTTATCGCTCAGGAGGGCGGAACGACGTCGTGAGCGACAGCGTTCCTTTGCACGGCGTCTTGGTATCTGGATCAGTGTGCTGGTCATCGCGTCTCTGATCGTGTGGACGGTCTTCGGATCCTCTCTGCTGCGCTACCGTTACAGCGCTTCCGATGTCACGATCGTCGGGACGCCCGGTGCTTTAACCAAGGCGAAGATCGAGAAGGCTGCGCGCTCGCTTGAGGGAACATTGCTTGTGACGATGGATATTGATGCCATAGAGAAACAACTCATGGACGACATTCCCGAAGCTTCCAGTATCACTATTGATCGCCAATTCCCGCGAACGCTAGCGATTTCAGCGCGAGCTGCGCGCCCGGTGGCATGTATTGGAAACGCCGAAAACTGCACAGCAGTGACTGAAAAGGGGCGCACAATGGAAGCGGATGCGAAGATGAAGAGTGGGCTGCCCATTCTCAAAGCGCCCGGATCATCTCAGAAGGCTCAAGCCAATACTCGACTAGGGATTTCGGTGCTTGCTGCTTTGCCTCCCAAGCTTCTTGGACAAGTCAAAGGGATCGATATCAGTGAAGCTGGTCTGATTTCCATGGAACTTAACGGCTCGAAGAAAGTCTATTGGGGCGATGTCTCAGAAAACGCCCTCAAGGGAAAAATTGTGATGTCTTTGATCCACACAGGTGCGTCACAGATTGATGTGTCGTCGCCGTCGTCACCGGTGACGAAGTAG
- the murC gene encoding UDP-N-acetylmuramate--L-alanine ligase codes for MSVVGELLLAQGVQVSGSDRSESDNTRTLEAAGARVFIGHDAANVDPDAVLVVSSAIKDSNPELAVARSRGQQVLHRSQALALAAGDRDFIAVAGAHGKTTTSGMLASALAELGCDPSRAVGSTLAGGEPGGYLGTGSMLVAEADESDGSFLNYSPRVAIVTNVEPDHLDHYGTQEAFEEAFAEFARKIVPGGLLVACADNDGSSRLAQAAQMDGIRVVTYGRAQGAENHVKVIDIETPDGMASGVFEYAGKSFPVSLAVAGAHNLLNAAAAWAAGVELGIEPGAMAQALGAFHGTGRRFELRGEVNGIRVVDDYAHHPTEVEATLATARTVTDGRVLVLFQPHLYSRTRNFAARFAEALSHADSVVVTAVYAAREVPDDGDEADVIVRHLPSARFVPGMIDAAHVISSQARAGDLILTMGAGSVTTMGNVILADLEQR; via the coding sequence ATGAGTGTTGTCGGTGAGCTGTTGTTGGCTCAAGGTGTGCAGGTCTCCGGGTCAGATCGCAGTGAGTCAGATAATACCCGCACACTCGAAGCAGCCGGTGCGAGGGTCTTTATTGGCCACGACGCAGCGAACGTTGATCCTGATGCCGTTCTTGTGGTGTCCTCAGCGATCAAGGATTCGAATCCAGAACTCGCTGTGGCACGATCACGTGGACAGCAAGTACTGCATCGTAGCCAGGCACTCGCATTGGCTGCGGGTGATCGTGATTTCATTGCGGTGGCGGGAGCTCATGGCAAGACGACGACGTCGGGGATGCTGGCGAGCGCTCTGGCAGAACTGGGGTGCGATCCGTCGCGTGCTGTCGGATCGACGCTTGCCGGAGGCGAGCCAGGCGGATACCTCGGTACGGGGTCGATGCTCGTGGCAGAGGCTGATGAGTCTGACGGCTCATTCTTGAACTATTCGCCGCGGGTAGCGATTGTGACGAACGTTGAGCCAGATCACTTGGATCACTACGGCACTCAAGAAGCATTTGAAGAGGCCTTTGCTGAGTTTGCTCGCAAGATTGTTCCTGGCGGATTGCTTGTTGCGTGCGCTGACAACGATGGCTCATCGCGGCTTGCTCAGGCAGCGCAGATGGACGGAATTCGGGTGGTGACCTACGGCCGCGCGCAGGGGGCGGAGAACCACGTGAAGGTCATTGACATCGAGACTCCCGATGGAATGGCTAGCGGTGTCTTCGAATACGCAGGAAAGAGCTTTCCAGTGTCATTGGCAGTCGCTGGTGCGCACAATCTTCTCAATGCTGCCGCTGCATGGGCAGCGGGCGTCGAACTTGGCATCGAGCCTGGAGCAATGGCACAGGCACTCGGAGCTTTCCACGGCACTGGGCGGCGTTTTGAACTGCGCGGTGAGGTTAACGGGATCCGTGTGGTTGACGACTACGCCCACCATCCGACCGAAGTGGAGGCCACACTCGCCACTGCTCGCACAGTAACGGATGGACGTGTCCTCGTTCTCTTCCAACCACACCTATATTCACGTACACGCAACTTTGCTGCTCGTTTTGCTGAAGCACTTAGCCACGCAGACTCCGTCGTCGTAACGGCTGTCTATGCTGCGCGCGAGGTCCCCGACGACGGCGACGAAGCAGATGTCATCGTGCGTCATCTTCCTTCGGCCCGGTTTGTTCCGGGCATGATTGACGCTGCTCACGTCATTTCATCTCAAGCGCGTGCCGGCGACCTTATCCTGACGATGGGTGCTGGCTCGGTCACCACGATGGGGAACGTGATCCTCGCCGATTTGGAGCAGCGATGA
- a CDS encoding UDP-N-acetylglucosamine--N-acetylmuramyl-(pentapeptide) pyrophosphoryl-undecaprenol N-acetylglucosamine transferase yields MTSYVLAGGGTAGHVNPLIATAKAILEEDPDAHICAVGTPGGLEEELVPRAGFDLELIERAPFPRRPGMAMLMFPQKFLRAVDSATHLLRSRRANVVIGFGGYASTPIYLAARKLGIPIVVHEGNASPGLANKLGARFADVVALTFDSTPLAARRGETITVGLPLRQAIQDLAESDRTEARALAAAKFGLDPRREILLITGGSLGAAHLNEVAGESLSAIRERGFQVLHITGKGKADAVRQAVGCEDDYVVLEYLNDMQDAYAVADLALTRSGAGMVAELSALNIPAIFVPLPIGNGEQEKNAADVVSAGGAELVRDRDFHHERFAQLLTQLDAQRLAQMRDSLDGVSPMDAAAALGQIAMGVTK; encoded by the coding sequence ATGACATCCTATGTTCTTGCTGGCGGTGGGACTGCTGGCCATGTCAATCCGTTGATTGCCACTGCAAAGGCAATCCTCGAAGAAGATCCTGACGCCCACATTTGCGCTGTCGGCACTCCAGGGGGACTGGAAGAAGAGCTGGTCCCACGCGCAGGTTTTGACCTTGAGCTGATCGAACGGGCTCCGTTCCCTCGTCGCCCTGGCATGGCAATGTTGATGTTCCCGCAGAAGTTCCTCCGTGCGGTTGATTCAGCAACCCATCTCCTGCGCTCTCGCCGTGCCAACGTCGTCATCGGTTTTGGAGGCTATGCCTCAACTCCGATCTACCTCGCTGCGAGAAAACTTGGAATTCCTATCGTTGTCCACGAAGGGAACGCTTCCCCAGGACTGGCAAACAAACTCGGCGCTCGCTTCGCCGACGTCGTCGCGCTCACGTTCGATTCAACCCCGTTGGCTGCCCGACGCGGCGAAACGATCACTGTGGGTTTGCCGCTGCGACAGGCAATCCAAGATCTTGCCGAATCTGATCGCACCGAAGCCCGAGCGCTGGCTGCAGCGAAGTTTGGCTTGGACCCAAGGCGCGAGATCCTTCTCATCACAGGTGGCTCACTTGGAGCCGCTCACCTTAATGAGGTTGCGGGCGAATCGTTGAGCGCGATCCGTGAACGTGGTTTCCAAGTCCTCCATATCACTGGCAAAGGAAAAGCAGACGCAGTCCGTCAGGCAGTTGGTTGCGAGGATGATTACGTTGTTCTTGAATATCTCAACGACATGCAGGACGCATACGCGGTTGCTGACCTTGCCCTGACACGTTCGGGGGCGGGGATGGTGGCAGAACTTTCAGCTCTGAACATTCCTGCGATTTTTGTTCCACTTCCCATCGGCAATGGCGAACAAGAGAAGAATGCAGCGGATGTCGTCAGCGCTGGGGGAGCAGAACTTGTGCGTGATCGCGATTTTCATCATGAACGCTTTGCCCAACTTCTGACACAGCTCGATGCGCAACGTCTTGCGCAGATGAGAGACTCACTCGATGGGGTATCACCAATGGATGCAGCTGCAGCGCTGGGCCAGATTGCGATGGGAGTAACGAAGTGA
- a CDS encoding FtsW/RodA/SpoVE family cell cycle protein codes for MNSSLTMRDRRIRDIMSQSLTVMMAATAVLVAIGVFMVFSATAPSSIRSLDADPTGKLFAIAIKQAAFAAGGVAVGLLIAKFIPAQLIKVTANGIFGGALALQAMVFVLGSHSVGGNTNWLRVGPVSLQPSEFLKAALIIWLAVELSQRTVKEMADWHNFRRPILGFGLAIGLVLFGGDVGTGLIFILIAVGLAFVAGIALKVFIVPAILGGLLVGVMVAFRPSRMNRIADFLANFWNLPDIHEPTQADYALFAFGSGGVSGVGIGAGKEKWRDLAEAHTDFIFAVVGEELGFLGCVTIIALFVALGWALMRICLFHPDRYAQFVAGGTALWLIGQAIANMFVVSGLLPVFGVPLPFVSMGGSSMIASLVMLGIVAGTVLTVPGVRQSLRINPRLASKATSVLRRNR; via the coding sequence ATGAATAGTTCCTTGACCATGCGCGATCGGCGGATTCGCGACATCATGTCTCAATCGCTCACTGTGATGATGGCCGCGACCGCTGTCCTCGTTGCAATCGGTGTGTTTATGGTGTTTTCAGCTACCGCACCTTCGTCAATCCGTAGTCTTGATGCGGACCCGACGGGGAAACTCTTCGCAATTGCCATTAAGCAAGCGGCCTTTGCAGCAGGAGGAGTAGCCGTTGGCCTGTTGATTGCCAAGTTCATTCCTGCTCAACTCATTAAAGTGACAGCGAACGGCATTTTTGGTGGTGCTCTTGCGCTTCAGGCGATGGTTTTTGTACTTGGTTCGCATTCTGTTGGAGGAAATACAAACTGGCTGCGCGTTGGTCCGGTTTCTCTCCAACCTTCGGAGTTTCTCAAAGCTGCGTTGATCATTTGGCTCGCCGTTGAGCTTTCGCAGCGCACAGTCAAAGAAATGGCCGATTGGCACAACTTCCGTCGTCCCATCCTCGGCTTTGGACTCGCCATCGGATTGGTCCTTTTCGGCGGTGACGTCGGTACAGGTTTGATCTTTATTTTGATTGCAGTGGGACTGGCATTTGTGGCTGGTATCGCGCTCAAAGTATTTATTGTCCCTGCGATTTTAGGTGGGCTTCTCGTCGGAGTGATGGTGGCGTTTCGTCCCTCGCGTATGAACCGAATCGCCGACTTTCTGGCAAATTTTTGGAATCTCCCCGATATCCACGAACCTACTCAGGCGGACTATGCGCTCTTCGCGTTCGGCTCTGGGGGCGTGTCCGGTGTGGGTATCGGCGCTGGAAAAGAAAAATGGCGCGATCTCGCTGAAGCCCATACTGACTTCATTTTTGCTGTTGTTGGAGAGGAACTGGGTTTCCTCGGATGCGTGACGATCATTGCGCTGTTCGTGGCCCTGGGGTGGGCTCTCATGCGCATCTGTTTGTTCCATCCGGATCGATACGCTCAATTCGTTGCAGGTGGGACTGCGCTGTGGCTCATTGGCCAGGCAATTGCCAATATGTTCGTTGTGAGCGGCTTGTTGCCAGTTTTCGGGGTTCCGTTGCCCTTCGTCTCGATGGGCGGTTCTTCTATGATTGCTTCGCTTGTCATGCTCGGCATTGTGGCAGGTACGGTTCTGACCGTTCCGGGAGTGCGCCAATCGCTGCGTATCAATCCTCGACTGGCGTCAAAGGCAACATCTGTGCTGAGGAGGAATCGATGA
- the murD gene encoding UDP-N-acetylmuramoyl-L-alanine--D-glutamate ligase → MIPTAPDFAHKRIGILGLGKSGKAAFEALRAHTQAQLSVWDSRSEAVEMFDAEGGSDPDGEALVAALLDWHPDVVVIAPAFRQSGPEWAALRASAVPVWSEIELAWRLRAQRPDGTFAPWLAITGTNGKTTTTTMLESILQHGGLRGVAVGNVGNPAVTAVSDESADAPDAFAFELSSFQLAATSSMSPTASVCLNIDDDHLEWHNTRREYHDAKANVYNRAQVACLYPVGDAEVQEMLDDADVVDGARAVGLTLAVPSVGQIGLVDDVVVDRAFTPQRYTHAAEIFTVADIEHLAPEGSDLPVHMMKDAMAAAGLALAIGISPENIRRGLRSYQPGHHRIELVATIDGVRYVDDSKATNAHAARASLRAQNDGSVIWIVGGQAKGAHFAPLVVSVRNKLAGVVVIGTDQQPWKEALAGSELPIHYVNPNSSTPMDDAVAWAYERATAGQTVLMAPASASMDQFASYADRGEKFREAVEKVRS, encoded by the coding sequence ATGATCCCCACCGCGCCAGATTTTGCGCACAAGCGCATTGGCATCCTTGGCCTTGGTAAATCAGGAAAAGCCGCTTTTGAGGCGCTGCGCGCTCATACGCAGGCGCAGTTGTCGGTATGGGACTCGCGAAGCGAAGCCGTTGAGATGTTCGACGCCGAGGGTGGTTCGGATCCCGACGGCGAAGCTCTGGTTGCTGCCTTGCTTGACTGGCACCCCGACGTCGTTGTTATCGCGCCGGCATTCCGACAAAGCGGGCCGGAATGGGCAGCGCTTCGTGCCAGTGCAGTACCCGTCTGGTCAGAAATCGAGCTTGCCTGGCGTTTGCGTGCGCAACGTCCAGATGGAACATTTGCTCCGTGGCTCGCTATTACCGGCACAAACGGAAAAACAACGACGACCACAATGCTTGAGTCGATTCTCCAACACGGCGGACTGCGCGGAGTCGCTGTAGGCAACGTTGGCAATCCGGCTGTCACCGCTGTCAGCGACGAATCTGCAGATGCTCCAGATGCCTTCGCATTCGAGCTGTCGTCATTCCAGCTAGCAGCAACGTCGTCGATGTCGCCAACAGCGTCGGTATGTCTGAATATCGACGATGATCACCTTGAATGGCACAACACTCGTCGCGAATACCATGATGCGAAGGCCAATGTTTACAATCGCGCCCAAGTCGCTTGCCTATATCCTGTCGGCGACGCCGAGGTACAAGAAATGCTTGACGACGCCGACGTCGTCGATGGTGCGCGAGCGGTTGGACTGACGCTCGCAGTGCCGTCTGTCGGACAGATTGGGCTAGTTGACGACGTCGTCGTTGATCGTGCCTTCACTCCTCAGCGCTACACTCACGCAGCTGAGATTTTCACTGTCGCTGATATTGAACATCTCGCACCTGAAGGCAGCGATCTGCCGGTACACATGATGAAGGATGCAATGGCGGCCGCTGGTCTTGCACTCGCCATTGGGATTTCTCCGGAGAATATCCGGCGCGGCTTACGGTCGTATCAGCCCGGTCACCACCGCATCGAACTGGTTGCCACGATTGACGGTGTTCGATACGTCGATGATTCAAAGGCGACGAACGCTCATGCGGCTCGCGCTTCTCTTCGCGCCCAAAATGACGGATCAGTGATCTGGATTGTGGGTGGCCAGGCTAAAGGCGCACATTTTGCCCCGCTTGTCGTCTCTGTCCGCAACAAGCTAGCGGGAGTCGTCGTCATTGGCACTGACCAACAGCCGTGGAAAGAAGCGCTCGCAGGGAGTGAGCTTCCGATCCACTACGTCAATCCTAATTCGTCAACACCGATGGATGACGCTGTGGCGTGGGCTTACGAACGGGCAACCGCTGGTCAGACGGTTCTGATGGCTCCAGCGTCGGCGTCGATGGACCAGTTCGCGTCCTACGCTGATCGTGGCGAAAAGTTTCGCGAGGCGGTTGAGAAGGTTCGCTCATGA
- the mraY gene encoding phospho-N-acetylmuramoyl-pentapeptide-transferase — MVSILIAVAFSLVVTLFGTPAFIRFLHKRQYGQFIRDDGPTSHQVKRGTPTMGGLVFIVAAVLGYFVANLLTGRAPRASGYLLVFLTVGMGLVGFADDFTKVSRERSLGLTPMKKIAGQGLVGIIFTVLALQFHDHLGRTPGSTAISIVRATPLNLAFAGVTLGVILFVIWGNFLITAWSNGVNLTDGLDGLATGASIIAFTAYSVVSIWQSYQACHAVLGAAPGCYSVRDPRDIAIFTAALVGALLGFLWHNTSPAQIFMGDTGSLALGAAFAGVSILTQTQILAVVLGGLFVVIVFSDVIQVGMFKATGRRVFRMAPLHHHFELKGWKEVTIVVRFWLIQILFVAAGLGLFYTEWLAKQ, encoded by the coding sequence ATGGTTTCGATTTTGATTGCGGTTGCATTCTCCCTGGTCGTGACCTTGTTCGGCACGCCCGCCTTCATCCGCTTTCTCCATAAACGCCAGTACGGTCAGTTCATTCGCGACGACGGTCCAACATCGCATCAAGTCAAGCGCGGCACCCCGACGATGGGTGGCCTTGTATTCATTGTGGCCGCAGTCCTGGGCTACTTTGTGGCCAATCTTCTCACTGGGCGTGCTCCGCGCGCCTCGGGTTACCTTCTTGTTTTCCTTACAGTGGGAATGGGCCTGGTAGGTTTCGCCGACGATTTCACTAAAGTTTCGCGCGAGCGCTCTTTGGGGCTGACGCCAATGAAGAAGATTGCTGGTCAGGGCCTCGTTGGCATTATTTTTACGGTGCTTGCTTTGCAATTCCACGACCACTTGGGACGAACCCCCGGTTCCACTGCGATTTCGATTGTGCGTGCTACTCCGCTGAACCTGGCGTTCGCTGGTGTCACCCTTGGGGTCATCCTGTTCGTTATTTGGGGAAATTTTCTCATAACAGCTTGGTCTAACGGCGTGAACCTGACTGACGGTCTTGACGGCCTTGCCACAGGTGCCTCAATTATTGCTTTCACCGCATACTCTGTGGTGTCAATCTGGCAGTCCTACCAAGCGTGCCACGCAGTTCTCGGGGCGGCACCCGGTTGCTACTCCGTTCGTGATCCGCGTGATATTGCGATTTTCACGGCAGCTCTTGTGGGCGCCCTGCTTGGTTTTTTATGGCACAACACTTCTCCGGCTCAGATCTTTATGGGTGATACAGGATCGCTTGCTTTGGGTGCAGCTTTTGCCGGTGTATCGATTCTGACCCAAACGCAGATCCTTGCTGTTGTTCTGGGCGGACTTTTCGTCGTCATCGTTTTCTCTGACGTTATCCAGGTGGGAATGTTTAAGGCGACTGGCCGACGAGTGTTCCGTATGGCTCCGTTGCATCACCATTTTGAGCTCAAAGGCTGGAAAGAGGTCACGATCGTGGTCCGCTTCTGGCTGATTCAGATTTTGTTTGTTGCAGCAGGATTGGGCCTGTTTTACACAGAATGGTTGGCAAAGCAATGA